TTCTTACTACCGGAACGGGTTCAGGAAAGAGCCTTTGTTTTTTTATTCCTATTGTGGATTATGTCCTGAAAAACGACCCTCAAGACAAAAGGGTGAGGGCCATCATTGTTTATCCGATGAACGCCCTAATCAATTCTCAGCTTGAAGGCTTTAAAAACCTTCTTTCAAATCTACCCGAATGCCCTGTAACCGTAGCCCGCTATACCGGCCAGGAAGATGCTCAAACCAGAGAACGCCTTCAAAAAAATCCACCCCACATTTTGCTTACCAATTATGTCATGCTGGAACTCATGCTTGCTCGGCATCACGAGCAAGTTTTTGTGGATCAGAATTATGCTCGCATTAAATTTTTGGTATTTGACGAACTTCATACCTATACCGGGCGCCAGGGAGCAGATGTCGCCTTATTGATTCGCCGATTGGCGGAAAGAACCGGAAATCAAGATCTAATTTTAATAGGTACAAGCGCCACCCTGGCCACAGAAGGAGACCGTTTCCATCGCAAAGAAGTAGTGGCCCAGGTAGCCTCAAATTTCTTCGGAAGAAGGATACCGCCAGAAAATGTAATTGATGAAACTCTGAAAAGAGTCACCTGTGGCCATTTTTCGAAAGAGAGTCTAAGAGAAGCTCTGGCTTCTCCGCCTCCTTCGGAAGATATTTCTCTGGACGAGTTTTTGAGGCATCCGGTTGCGGCTTGGATTGAGGATACTTTTGGTCTTACGGAAAAAGACGGATATTTAATGCGCAGAGAGCCCATTACCCTTTCCGAAGGCGCGAAAAAGCTGGCCGAAGAAACCGGTGTATCTGAAGGAACGGCCGTTAAGTACCTTCAGCACATGTTTAATCTCGGGAGTCGCTTAAAACTTCCCGATGGCACCACAGTTTTCCCTTTCAAACTTCACCAATTTGTGGCGCAGGGTGAAAACATTTTGGCTACCTTAGAAAAGCCTTCAACTAGATTTTTTACCGCCGAGATCAAAAATTTTGCTCCCGATGTGGAAGGTCTTAAGCGCCCTCTTTTTCCACTGGTTTTTTGCCGAGAGTGCGGACAGGAATATTACCAAGTGGTTTGGGATACTCAAGAAAACCAGTTTTTACCTCTGGAAGAAACCCTGGAAGAAGAAGCTGAGGAGATTCAAGCCGGTTATTTGGTTATCGAAGAGGAACCGGACACCGTCTGGAACGAAGCTTCCCTTGAGGAACTACCGGATACCTGGAAAACGCCAAAAGGAAGAATTAGTAAAAAGTACGAAGATCATGTCCCCCGGAGGGTATGGGTTACTCCCGATGGGAAAATTTCCTTTGAAGAGACCGAAGATTCCGCTCCTGGTTGGTTTGTGAGATATCCTTTTCTTTTTTGTCTCAATTGTGGAATAGTTTATACCCGCAAGGAAAGAGAATTTAAAAAGTTGGCCCGTTTTTCTTCCGAAGGGAGGAGTACAGCCACCACACTTCTCAGCGTCTCAACTATAGTCCATCTACGCAAGCAGGGAATTTCACAAGAGGCTTGTAAACTTCTTTCTTTTACTGACAATCGGCAAGATGCCTCTCTTCAGGCGGGACATTTTAATGATTTTGTTCAAGTGGCTCTGATAAGGTCTGGCGTTTACCGTGCCCTAGAAGAAGCGCGAGAGCTCACTCACGAGAACATAGCCTTTGCTGTATATGAAGCCCTCAATCTACCCCAGGAGATGTACGCCAAAGAACCGGCAGAACCAGGAACTCCGGGATTTGAGCGCAAACGGAAGGCCTTTATCCGGTTGCTTGAATATCGGATTTTAGAGGACCTGAGGCGAGGGTGGCGGGTAGTTCAGCCCAATCTTGAGCAGGTCGGTTTGCTGAAAATAGAGTATCACGGCCTGAGAGAAATTTGCCATAAAGACAGTCTCTTTCAGGCTCATCCACTTTTGGCTAAGGCTACCCCTGAGAAGCGCTTCTTTGTGGTGAAGAACTTTCTGGACTTTATGCGGCAGGCCCTAGCCATAGATGCTCATGTTCTTACTCCCGAAGCCCAGGAAAGCCTTCTTAGGGAGGTGCGCCAAGAAATCAAAGAGCCTTGGAATTTTGCTGACGATGAGATTTTACGGAGAGCTTCGTGGTTTGTGATTGATCCCTATCATGAGAGAAGAGAAAACGAATGGAGCCTTTCGGCAAGAAGCAAGCTAGGAAGATTCCTAAGATCACCTGAAACCTGGGACGGACTTTTAACCAAACCGCTTTCGGAAGAGGAGTATCAGGAGGAGTTTTTACCGGCGTTCGTAGATCTTCTTATTGGCTGTGGATTCGTAAGGAAGAGACCGGACGGAAAAGCCATTCAGGTTCAGGTGGGATCAATCGTCTGGCAAAAAGGCACGGGAGAAATTCCGGTCCCGGATCCGATTCGTTCTAAATGGCTCAAAGGGGCCGACATCGACAAACTTCTACGCCGAGCCCATCCCTTCTTTGTGAGACTTTATAAAGAACTTGCTTCAGAATTTAAAAACCTTCAGGCTGCCGAACATACTGGACAGATTGGCAAGGAAGTTCGTGAAAAAAGAGAGAAGCTTTTCAGGAAAGGGGAGGTTCCGGTACTTTATTGTTCCCCTACCATGGAGCTTGGGATTGATATTGCGGATTTAAATGTGGTTCACATGCGAAATGTTCCGCCCTCTCCGGCCAATTATGCCCAGCGAAGCGGACGAGCAGGAAGAGGGGGACAGCCTGCGGTAGTCATTACTTATTGTGCAGCTAAAAGTCCGCATGACCAGTACTTCTTCCATCGTCCAGTAAAGATGATTGCCGGAGCAGTGACGCCACCACGGTTTGATCTTTCAAATGAAGACATGCTTAGAGAACATCTACATGCTATTTGGCTGGCAAAGACTGGACTCAATTTGGGGCATAGTATACGTGAGATACTAGATTTAGAGTTTTCAGGATATCCCCTGCATGAAGACATCAAAAAGACCATTTCTGATCCTCGCTACATTGAAGCTGCTTTTGAGGAAGCTAAAAGACTGATTGAAAGAGAAAAAAGACTAAATAATGAAGAAGAAAAATTCTTCCCCGATGAAAAGTGGATTAAAGAGACTTTGGAAAGGGCTCCCGAATTATTTGATAAGGCCTTTGATAGGTGGCGAACTCTTTACCATCTTGCTGAAGAGCAGATACGAAAAGCTCAAGATGAGATCTTAAAGCTACTTATGATTAAAGGGAATCGCAAAGAAATGCAGGAAAGGCGCCAAAAAGCAGAGAGGATGCAAAGGGAGGCTTTAAGACAGATAGAGCTCCTTCTTAATCAAGCTGAAAATACCGAATCAGATTTTTATCCTTATCGTTATCTCGCCTGTGAAGGATTTTTGCCGGGTTACAATTTTCCGAGGCTACCCATAAGAGCCTATCTTTCTGTGGGGGAACAGGGAGAATTCATCACAAGACCAAGATTTTTGGCTATTCGGGAGTTTGCCCCTTTCAATCTGATCTATCATGAGGGACAGATATTTATGGTTGATAGAGTCCAGATGCCGTTAAGCCAAATTCATTCACGCCTTAAAAGTGTGAGACTATGTAAACAATGTGGGTATATTCATGAAATTCAGGAAATTGATTGTTGTGAAAATTGTGGTGTCTCTTTAAATGCTGAAACCTCAATAACTACTGACAGCCTGTTCGATCTTCCAGATGTTGTGGCTATCAAATGCCGTAGAATCACCTGTGATGAGGAAGAGCGGGTAAGACTTGGTTATAAAATAGATACCTTTTTCCGTTATTCAGTCGGTAAATCGGGGATTCGAAAAAGAGGCTATAAAGTAATGGTTGGCCGAGAAGAACTTTTTCGAGCTACCTTCGGGCCTTCGGCTACTCTTTGGCTCGTCAATCAAGGATGGCTCCAAAGTAAAACTCCCCGGGGATTTTTGTTGGACTTCGAGAGCGGGAAATGGCTTAAAGATTCAAAGGAAAGTGATCTTTCCCCTGAAAGGGTCAAACGTGTTTTACCTTTTACAAAAGATACCAAAAACATTCTACTAATTCAGCCTATCGCACCTGAACATAGAGAAGACGCCATTCTGGCTTCCTTTCAGGCGGCCATGCTCTCTGCTATAGAAACATATTTTCAACTTGCGGAGGGTGAAATTTCAGCGACTAGACTGGGAGAAGGAGAACAAAAGGGCATTCTTTTCTGGGAAGCCAGTGAAGGAAGCCTTGGAGTGTTAAGAAGACTTGTAGATGAACCCGACATTTTCCGTAAGTTAGCCCACTTAGCTTTGGAAATTTGCCATTTTTCTCCTGAAGGAGATGATCTGGAACCAAAAGATTCTGAAGAACGTTGTACCAGAGCGTGCTATCGGTGTCTTCTTTCTTATCAGAATCAGCCGGATCATTTGATTTTAGACAGGTTTTTGGTTAGGGATTTGCTCTTGAAACTTAGAGAAGCGGATTTGGTAGCCCAAGATTTTTCTAGTAGAGAAGAACAATACCACTTTCTTTTAAAGCAAATTGATCCTCGTTCTTCCTTGGAGAAACGCTTTTTAGAGTATTTGTACAAAACCGGTAGGAAGCTTCCCGATGAAGCTCAGAAATTAATTATAGATGAAAATTTAGGTCTTAAAGCCTGTCCTGATTTTTATTACAGAGCTGGCAATGTATGTATTTTCTGTGATGGCTCAGTTCATGACGAAAAGAGAATTCAGGAAAGGGATTATGAACAGCGAAAATTGTTAGAAGAAGCTGGATACCTGGTGATTTCTATAAAGTATGATGAGGATCTGGAAGACCAGATAAACCGGTATCCTAATGTATTTGGTGCATTAGCTCAGACTTAATCTGACAGTGAGGCCTTCCCAAAGGGGGGTGGTCCGGGCTACCCTCCAGGGAGCTCCACCCAAAACTCAAAACAAGGAGGAGTAGCCATGACCACCCAAGAGAAGCTTATCAAGAACAAGCTAGGTTTGCTAGAGTTGGCGGCGTACTTGAAAAACGTATCCGAGGCCTGCCGAGTCATGGGCTTCAGCCGGGACACCTTCTACCGGATCAAGAAAGCCTATGAGTAAGGCGGGATAGAGGCTCTTTACGAGAAGAGCCGCCGGAAACCCAACCTCAAGAACCGGGTTTCGAAGGAGGTAGAGCGGGCGGTAGTGGAGCTGGCCCTGGAGGATCCCTCTTTAGGGCAGAAGAGGGTAAGTGATGAACTGAGGAAACGAGGGATATTTGTATCACCGGCAGGGGTAAGGAGCATTTGGTTAAGGCATGGGCTTGAGCGATTTGAAAAGAGGCTCAAGGCCTTGGAGGAGCGGGTAGCCAGGACGGGGGAGGTTCTTACGGAAAGGCAGCTTCAAGCGCTTGAGAAGGCCAGGGAGGAGAAGGTAGCCCAGGGGGAGATAGAGACCGAGCACGTGGGCTATCTAGGAGCCCAGGACACTTACTATGTGGGGACCATCAAAGGGGTGGGCCGAATCTACCAGCAGACCTTTATAGACACCTATTCCAAGGTGGCTTTTGCCAAGCTTTACACCAGCAAGCATCCCATCAATAGTGCGGACTTACTGAACGATCGGGTGATACCGTTTTTTGAAGAGCACGGGATATCGGTATTGAGGATACTGACGGATCGGGGAACGGAGTTTTGTGGACGTATAGACCGGCACGAGTACGAGCTCTTTTTGGCCTTAAACGACATAGAGCACACGAAGACCAAGGCCAAGAATCCGCAGACCAACGGGATATGCGAGAGGTTTCATCGGACGATCAGGAGGAGTTTTACTCGATAGCGTTGAGGAGGAAGCTTTATCGGAGTTTGGAGGAGCTTCAGGAGGACTTGGATTTGTGGATAGAGAGGTACAACCGGCAGAGGCCGCATCAGGGGAAGTACTGTGAAGGCAAGACGCCGATGGAGACGTTTTTGGGAAATGTGCCCTTGGCAAAGGAAAAGATGCATTCTAATGTGGAGGCAGGATTTGGGTTCTGACCGAGCCTGACAGGTGGAGCCTCTGGAGGGGCCAACTGTCAGATCAAGTCTAAACTTTTACAATTTGGTCTCTAAATATTTATACTAATTGATAAGTCTCGAAAACTAAATTAATTGAATGTGAGTTTTTGTAGTCGCCTCCTGGTAGCGCCCATTCAATCTTCTTCCTTGGAAAATAAGCTATATTGCTTTAATGTTATACTTTTTTAATATTTTCGATTTTCTGTTTTTTGTATCTTTTGGAAGGTATGGTAGGCAATTCGAACAAAGGTATTTGTTCTGAGGGCACTTGTGCTCTTCGTTCGATTTTGCTATTCTCTTTCTTGACTGATGAGGCTATAGTGAATTCGAAGCTCAAGTTAGGGGGTGTATACTGTACAAAACGGGTTCCTCGAAGCAGTCCACCGGGGCCATGGCGGCTTTGTACCAGGGTTTGTTCTTATCTTCTTCTGTGACGGGTCGGAAGCCTTCTCTTTCGAGAAGTTCGATTATCAGTTCGACCTCTGTTTTTCTTCTTCGAGCCATTTCAGGTACCTCTCTATGTAAAATCGGACCCCTCCTTTGTCTGATCTTTTCACCTTACCACACTGTACAAATTTCGGGGTCCACTTCACAGGATGCTGGTCGCCAGGCTTGAGGAAATCGAGGGCCGGGTCGGCCCGGGAGGAAAAGTGTATCTCACGCTTGAGGAGGCGGAGAAGCTCACCTCCATCCCGGCGGAGACCCTGAAAAAGAAGATATACGCGCAGGAGCTTCCTGCCTACAAACCGGGAAAACAGCTTCTCGTAAGGTGGTCGGACTTAAGAGCCTTCATCGAGAGGCATCCGGTGAACCGGAATGCTTTTACCGAACCGGAGAGGACGCTAACCGGAAGGAGAGCTTCACGGGGGAGGCCTCCCGTCAGGTATTATCCGAAGTGATGTCTAATCCAGTTTAGGGGAACTAAGGGGTAGGGGTACCGGTCTTTATGTGGTATTTAATTCCCTGTTTTTCACAAAATTCGATCACTCTTTCGCTCATTTTTCGATAAAATTCTTCATATTTGTGATAGGCATTTGAGCTCACGTTATAGTTTAGCTTTCCGAAAATTATCCGGTCCACAAAATCAATTTGTTGAAGCAACTTTTCTATCTGTGAACTTTCAGGATCAATATTTGGAGTGGGGTAGGGCTCGATCGAGACCCAGGTTTTAAAGCCCGCCCTGGCCAGTTTTTTCAGTGACTCGATGCGCATCTTGTATGGAGCGGAATAAGGCTCAAAGTTTTCTTTAAATTTCGAATTAAGAGAAATCAAAGTAATTCCATATTCATTGTCTTTGGAGAGATCCCTAACTTCCTCTGGGTAATACCCTTTGGTAAGAGTAGTAACTCTGATCCCTTTTTCGTTCAAAAACCGGATGATTTTGAGGGTCATATCCACAAAGGTTTGGGCGAGTTTTCCTTCACGGTGGTCGAACATGAAAGGATCGGTCATGAAGGAGAGATGTACGCACTCTATCTCGCGCCCATACTTGAGCCATTCCCGATAGAGCAGATCCATAGCATTGAGAACCAGCCTGGGGCGTATCCAATCCTCATAAGAACGCACCCATCCGAATCTCCTGGCCATCATGAAGGCGTAGCAGGGGAAACGGCATCCATGCATGCATCCTAGGAAGTGGTTTATGGTCCAGTCGGAATATTCCACCTTCGTGCGATAAAGAAGCGACTTCCGGTATATCCCTTCTTGTGGAGTAGTGTTGCCGTTATCTGCCTCGACAGAAAAAAGGTTTTTTTTGTAAATCTCCGGGCCCCAGATGGAAGGATGTTGCCGTTGCTTCATCCTGGCATAAACATCTTTAACGATTTGGGTGATGCTTCCTTTACGAGAGGCAAAGATGAGGTAATAGATTACGTCCCTTTTGTGCGGGTAGGGCATGTCGTAAGCTACCACTTTCATTCCCGGAAAGTTTTTTTCTACGAAAAATCTGAGCATTTCGAGGCTGTCTTTGGGAATAACATTCACATCGGCCCCCATGAACTCTTCGAGAGTCTTTAAGGTTTTGAGTTCCTTGATCGCCACATTTTCTTTATTCTTAACCCTTTCGGCAAACCCTCTTACTCTCTGCACCCCTTCCAGGATGAAGTTGAACATTATGTCCTTGCGATTGGGAAGCCCAAGAAGAGTTCTAAGCGTGTCTACTTTTATCTGAAGTCCGTAAGGATCGATGAAAATAAAAAGAGGGTTTCCCAGGGTTTTATGCTTGTCGGGGATGCTGGCGCAAACTTCATGAATGACCTCGTTGCAGTCCCCCTGAATGATCTGTATTCGGCAGAGGTCCCTTAGCTCCGGGTATCTTCCGAGAAACTGATGCGTTAAAGTTTGGAGAACACCAGCGTTGCTAGCTCTTTTCTCCACGAGAATGAGATGGACGCGGGTTCTTTTTTTAAATTTTCCCTGCCGATGAAATTGGGCGAAACAATTAAGGAATATTATCGGAGATCCCGGCCAGTAGGTGATTTGATCAGAGGTTTTCAGCGAGTATATTCCTCTTCCGGCAAAGAGATCGATGTAATACCAGTCTCGGTTAATCCAATTCTGGTTGTTCCATATTTTTAGCCAGATGTCATAATATTGAGCGAGGATTTGCAGTTTGGTTTGGGTGTGGATGCGTCCGGTAAGATCCCATTTTTCATCATAGAGGGAAGCAAGATCGATATCACTCCACGAGAGATCGGCCCAATAAGGTCTTGCTTCGGATCTTCCGCTCATTTGGCTAAACGCATATCTTAAAAATTCGAAAATCTCAAGCGGAAATTTGAGATTTACTTCCCCTCCCTCATATACGGCAGGGCGTCCTCGAAGATGGTGGGATTTGCGGGATGGCTGTAGTGTAGCAGCATGTCCACGGAGGAATGGCCGGTGCGTGCCATGGCCTCGACCGGAGAGGCTCCCGCCAGGATCTGGAGATGTGTGGCGTAGGTGTGTCTGGCGTCGTGGAAGCGGACGCCCGAAAGTCCGCACCTGCGGAATACTCTTGCGGCGGCCGAGGTTATGGAGTCGTGGTGGATGGGAGGAAGTATTCTTCCCTTCGGGATTTCACCTCTTTCGAGCAATTTTTCCTTCAGTCTCACGAGTTCACGATAGAGTCTTTCCCCCAGGCCCACGAACCTGGGTTTACCTGTTTTGGTTTTCTTTACGAAGACAAGTCGTCTTTCCCAGTCGATCCATTCCCACTGGAGGGAAAGTATTTCCGACCTTCTCAGTCCGCATCCGAAGGCAAAAAGAAAGATCAGATACATCCATCCGTAAAGGAGTCTGGATTTCCTGGCTTCGGCGAGGACCATTTCCACCTCCTGAGGGGAGAGCACCCGGGGCTGGAAGGGTTTGTGGTTTTTCAACGGTTTGACGGCGGAGAAGGGATTGCTCGGAAGGAGACCGAGGGATACGGCTCTTTCTGCGATCCTTTTGAGATCTCTCAGGTGTTTGTTTACGGTATTCGGGGAGTAGCCTTTCTCGAGAAGAACTCTTTTAAGGATTTCGGCGTCTGAGGGTTTTAGGGAGGCAAGGGGTGTAGAGAGCCCCAGGATACGGAGAATGTTGCGGGATCTTATTCCCCTGGCCTGACGTTCTCCCCGGGATAGATGTTTGCTTTCGGCGAGGTAATCCGAGACGGCCTCCTTCAGGGTGTAGCCCGGAAGCCCGGTATCGAACACGGACATAAGGGCCTGGAGATCCGGTCTTGAGAGAAGCCCCGCGCCCTGCCACTGTTTCACTTCTTCGGGGGTGTAGTTCGCAAATCTGGTCATTTCCTCGAGCATTTCGGCTCTGGCAAGAAGGGCTCTGGCTTCCTTTTTGGTGTGGCAGAGACGGGAGCGTTCAACCTTTCTTCCGTCGGGGTAGGTGATCTTATACCGGACCCGGAAGCGACGCTTATAGGGGTGGCGGGAGAGGGTGGCCATGGGCCGGACCTCCTTTTACCGTATTTTTACCGTGTGATAGCATAAAACGACCCGGAACGACGCAGATCGGTCCGGAAAACGGAGGTCCGGGAGTGTTGAAATTACGGAAATTTGTAGAGGGCGCGGCGGGATTCGAACCCACGACCTCTGGCTCCGGAGGCCAACGCTCTATCCAACTGAGCTACGCGCCCGTCGTTTACACAGAAAATTTTAAAAGCCCCGCCGGTTCTGTCAACTATTCGTCCTCGAGTCGGGCGGTTTTATACCTTTTGACCAGGTGGGGAATGAGCCCCCCGTCGCGCAGCAACTCCCGCATGAAGGGCGGAAGGGGTTTCACCCGGTAAACCCGATCCTTGGTCAGGTTCCGAATCTCCCCGGCTTCGGCGTCCACCTCCACCTCGTCGCCCTCGTCTATGTCCCGACTGGCCTCGGGACTTTCCAGAATGAGAAGTCCGGTGTTAAAGGCGTTGCGGTAGAAGATGCGGGCGAAACTTTCCGCGATCACGCAGGAGATTCCCGCCGCCTTTATGGCCACCGGGGCGTGTTCCCGGGAGGACCCGCAGCCGAAGTTCCTTCCGGCCACGATGAGGTCCCCGGGCCGGACCTTTTTCACGAAGTCCGGGTCAGCGTCCTCCATGCAGTGTCGGGCCAGTTCCTCCGGATCGGTGGTGTTGAGATACCGGGCCGGGATGATCACATCGGTGTCCACATTGTCCCCGAACTTGAAAGCGCGCCCCTTTATCCGCGTCATGATTTACCCCTCCTTAAGGCCCAGCTCTTCGGGGCTTCCTATCCGTCCCAGAACCGCCGAGGCCGCGGCCACCGCCGGCCCGGCGAGATAAACCTCACTTTCCGGATGTCCCATGCGCCCCACGAAGTTCCGGTTGGTGGTGGCTACGGCCCGCTCCCCCCTGGCCAGAATCCCCATGTGCCCTCCCAGACACGGACCGCAGGTGGGCGGAGACACGATGGCCCCGGCCTCGAGGAAGGTTCTTATGTAGCCCCGGCGAAGGGCTTCGCGATAGATCCCCGGGGTGGCCGGAATGATGATGGTCCGTACATTGGGGTTTACCTTCCGTCCCCGAAGGATCCTTGCGGCCACGGCCAGGTCTTCCAAACGCCCGTTGGTGCAGGATCCGATCACCACCTGATCAATGGGGATTTCCGGGATGTCGGTGATCGGTTTTACATTGGAAGGCAAATGCGGAAAGGCCACCTGTAGCTCAATGCGGGAACAGTCGTATTCCCGAACCTCCCGATAGCGGGCCCTGCGATCACTCCGGTACACGCGCGGTGTCCTCCGGCTGCGCCTCCTTACATAATTGAGGGTCTTGCGGTCGGGCTCGATCAGTCCCACCTTGCCCCCGGCCTCGATGGCCATGTTGGCCATGGTGAGGCGTTCGGAAAGGGAGAGTCTGCGCACAACCTCCCCCGTAAATTCCATGGCCATGTAGAGGGCCCCGTCCACCCCGATGTCGCCTATGGTGTGGAGAATTAGATCTTTACCACTGACCCAGGGTTTGAGCCGCCCCCGATAAACGAAACGAATGGTCTCCGGGACCTTGAACCAGGTCTTTCCCGTGATCCAGGTGGCGGCCAGATCCGTGGAGCCCACTCCGGTGGCAAAGGCCCCCAGGGCCCCGTAGGTGCAGGTGTGGCTATCGGCCCCGATCACTACATCGCCCGGGACCACCAACCCCAGTTCCGGGAGGAGGGCGTGTTCTATGCCGCAGGCTCCCCCCTCGTAATAGTGCCGGATTCCGAAACGCCGGGCGAATTCCCGACACATGCGCACCTGTTCGGCACTCTTGATGTCCTTGTTCGGGGTAAAATGGTCCATAACCAGGACGATACGCTCCGGGTCGAAGACCCGGTTTATTCCGGTTTCGTCAAAGATTTTGATGGCGAGCGGTGCGGTGATGTCGTTGGCCAGCGTGAGATCCACCGGGACCTCCACCAGTTCCCCGGGCTCCACCGCCTCGAGTCCGGCTCGATCAGCCAGAATCTTTTCCGCCATGGTCATGGGTCTTTTCATTGCGGCCTCCGTCCCGCAAACATGGACTTTTTAAATACTACCAAAAGGAGGGCTCGGCAAGGTGGAAAGGCTGATACGAGCCGCGCGGGACTTCGCCTGGTTGCTGGATCGAGGCTATCCGGAGCGGGCGGCCTTAAAACTGGTAGGCGATCGTTATGATCTCAACACCGGGGAAAGGGAGCTCGTCCTGCGAGGTACGGTGCCCCGCGAGGTGGCCCGCTGCAGACGGGAAAAACGGGTGCGTCCCGGTGAGCTCGTCGGGGCTTCCGTGGCCGTGGACGGCTACAATGTACTCGCCACCCTGGCGCACGCCCTGCGGAGACGCCCCCTGGTGCTGGCCCGGGATGGTTTCGTGCGGGACGCAGAGAGAGCCGGCCCCCGTCTTTGCCTGAGCCCGGAACTCCCCCGCCTGGAAGCCCTGCTTCTGGGATTTCTTCGCCGTTATAGACCGGCCTTTTTGGGCTTTTACCTGGACGCCCCCGTCTCCGGTTCCGGGGAACTGGCAGCAAGGCTCCGTCGCAGTCTCCTGGAACCCCTGGGGATCCCCGGAGAGGTGCTGGCCCTCCGGGATGCGGAAACCAGGGTGCTTGAGGCCGCGGTGGTCTGTACCGCCGACGGGGCCCTGGTGGACCGGGCCCGGCGGGTGTTTGATCTTGCCGGCCACCTCATCGTGCGAACCCTCCGGCACCCGCTGCTGCGTCCGTTCCCGTGATTGAAAGGAGACGGCCCGGCGGTATAATGGGATAGCCTTTGCCGGAGGAGGGGTTTTTATGGCCGGTCATTCTCACTGGGCTCAGATCAAACGCAAAAAGGCGGCCCAGGACGCCAAACGGGGGCGTCTTTTCACCAAGATCACCCGCGAGATCATGGTGGCGGCGCGGCTCGGAGGCGGGGATCCGGACTCCAACCCCCGCCTGCGGGCGGCCATAGCCGCGGCCAAGGCCGCCAACATGCCCAAGGAGAACATCGAGCGGGC
The window above is part of the Thermosulfurimonas sp. F29 genome. Proteins encoded here:
- a CDS encoding DUF434 domain-containing protein, whose translation is MERLIRAARDFAWLLDRGYPERAALKLVGDRYDLNTGERELVLRGTVPREVARCRREKRVRPGELVGASVAVDGYNVLATLAHALRRRPLVLARDGFVRDAERAGPRLCLSPELPRLEALLLGFLRRYRPAFLGFYLDAPVSGSGELAARLRRSLLEPLGIPGEVLALRDAETRVLEAAVVCTADGALVDRARRVFDLAGHLIVRTLRHPLLRPFP
- the leuC gene encoding 3-isopropylmalate dehydratase large subunit; this translates as MKRPMTMAEKILADRAGLEAVEPGELVEVPVDLTLANDITAPLAIKIFDETGINRVFDPERIVLVMDHFTPNKDIKSAEQVRMCREFARRFGIRHYYEGGACGIEHALLPELGLVVPGDVVIGADSHTCTYGALGAFATGVGSTDLAATWITGKTWFKVPETIRFVYRGRLKPWVSGKDLILHTIGDIGVDGALYMAMEFTGEVVRRLSLSERLTMANMAIEAGGKVGLIEPDRKTLNYVRRRSRRTPRVYRSDRRARYREVREYDCSRIELQVAFPHLPSNVKPITDIPEIPIDQVVIGSCTNGRLEDLAVAARILRGRKVNPNVRTIIIPATPGIYREALRRGYIRTFLEAGAIVSPPTCGPCLGGHMGILARGERAVATTNRNFVGRMGHPESEVYLAGPAVAAASAVLGRIGSPEELGLKEG
- the leuD gene encoding 3-isopropylmalate dehydratase small subunit, producing the protein MTRIKGRAFKFGDNVDTDVIIPARYLNTTDPEELARHCMEDADPDFVKKVRPGDLIVAGRNFGCGSSREHAPVAIKAAGISCVIAESFARIFYRNAFNTGLLILESPEASRDIDEGDEVEVDAEAGEIRNLTKDRVYRVKPLPPFMRELLRDGGLIPHLVKRYKTARLEDE